The following are encoded in a window of Brevibacillus sp. DP1.3A genomic DNA:
- a CDS encoding DUF1266 domain-containing protein — translation MFTFKRKKEKQFHFFTGSMNSAIAIGADTVYIELKDNYSKRGIRDAASQKERLSWMLKEGERREFARLHHFLSALSESGRVEYINSLEPDRDRVGKAKIVHYYLRRLPDDGIAAYDYAWVSYLSGTRWEGGYISKEDARQFKLEAVRQAQQAYHSWSEFITGYIAGYQFMTAQTSLDHLRQNDWNFSRSFVSKHCMLSKSNWHTDFSNFS, via the coding sequence ATGTTCACATTCAAGCGTAAAAAGGAAAAACAATTTCACTTCTTTACCGGCAGTATGAATTCAGCTATTGCGATTGGGGCAGATACGGTCTACATCGAACTAAAAGATAACTATAGCAAACGGGGAATAAGAGACGCCGCGAGTCAGAAAGAGAGACTATCGTGGATGCTAAAAGAAGGCGAGCGGAGAGAATTTGCCCGGCTTCACCATTTCTTATCAGCGTTATCAGAGTCAGGACGCGTGGAATATATCAACTCTCTGGAACCAGATCGAGATCGTGTCGGCAAGGCAAAGATCGTTCATTACTATCTGCGAAGACTCCCAGATGATGGGATCGCCGCCTATGATTATGCCTGGGTCTCCTACTTGAGTGGTACGAGATGGGAAGGCGGCTATATCAGCAAAGAGGACGCTCGGCAGTTTAAGCTAGAGGCTGTGAGACAAGCGCAGCAAGCCTATCACAGCTGGAGCGAGTTTATCACGGGATATATCGCTGGCTATCAATTTATGACTGCGCAAACATCGCTGGATCACCTGCGCCAAAATGATTGGAATTTTTCACGTTCCTTTGTTTCCAAACACTGCATGCTATCGAAATCTAACTGGCATACTGACTTTTCAAATTTTAGCTAA
- a CDS encoding TetR/AcrR family transcriptional regulator produces MNGFERRKQNKIDQIYSAAFPLFSKHGFQKVSVNEIAQNAKVSPATIYNYFGTKEQLYADMLMNWMDMQLEQYERILDSGSSFPEKTKDIMLLEAKNLHTLTDEFQNAPFSELSGLLQQIESEYEQKIRHFFTKFVALGKQEGYIQRDLTEEMMMMYFTMYKNELGRQWEVSNRERVTLSMEQWVDMFFFGLVGQKQK; encoded by the coding sequence ATGAACGGATTCGAACGACGAAAACAGAACAAAATCGATCAAATATACAGCGCCGCCTTTCCGTTGTTCTCCAAGCATGGCTTTCAAAAAGTCAGCGTAAATGAAATTGCGCAGAACGCGAAGGTTTCTCCGGCGACTATTTATAACTACTTTGGGACAAAAGAACAGCTCTACGCGGACATGCTAATGAACTGGATGGACATGCAGTTGGAGCAGTATGAGAGGATTCTCGATTCGGGGAGTTCTTTTCCTGAAAAGACAAAGGACATCATGCTGTTGGAAGCCAAGAATTTGCATACCCTCACGGACGAGTTTCAGAACGCCCCCTTTTCTGAACTAAGCGGTTTGCTACAACAAATAGAAAGCGAATACGAGCAAAAAATCAGGCATTTTTTTACGAAGTTTGTCGCGCTTGGGAAGCAAGAAGGTTATATTCAGCGTGATCTGACAGAAGAAATGATGATGATGTACTTCACGATGTACAAAAATGAGCTGGGACGCCAGTGGGAAGTATCGAATCGTGAGCGAGTAACGCTGAGTATGGAGCAATGGGTGGATATGTTTTTCTTTGGTTTGGTTGGACAGAAGCAGAAGTAG
- a CDS encoding GNAT family N-acetyltransferase, with the protein MKTSYRISKLTKSDKPAFVSLMSRAFSRDPFFLHVFGDSELDHTARKGVTAFLSFLFDKSFLFHEEVWGIFDEDSLLGTYVVEQPQTSKHSNRKGGLLLIGRLIPLVFQLSGKTLILLNSYMRITRSAAPPWKHHYLIMIGVKPEAQGRGVGKALMQHLFQTIKDEHESQGIALDTEKEENVGLYQKLGFTLREQTKIDNVPVYCMVYQKNR; encoded by the coding sequence ATGAAAACTTCCTACCGCATATCCAAACTCACAAAGTCGGATAAACCCGCATTCGTATCACTCATGAGCAGGGCATTTTCGCGTGATCCTTTCTTTCTTCACGTATTTGGGGATTCAGAGCTCGATCATACAGCAAGAAAAGGTGTAACAGCTTTTCTGTCCTTTCTGTTTGATAAGAGCTTTCTGTTTCATGAGGAAGTGTGGGGCATTTTTGACGAAGACAGCTTGCTCGGCACTTACGTCGTCGAGCAGCCGCAAACAAGCAAGCATTCGAATAGGAAAGGGGGGCTCCTGTTAATCGGTAGATTGATTCCGTTAGTTTTTCAACTGTCTGGAAAAACGCTGATACTCCTTAATTCTTATATGCGCATCACACGTTCTGCCGCTCCTCCATGGAAGCATCACTACCTCATTATGATTGGTGTAAAACCGGAGGCTCAAGGCAGGGGAGTCGGTAAAGCCCTGATGCAACACCTGTTTCAAACCATAAAGGATGAACACGAATCGCAGGGAATTGCGCTGGATACGGAAAAGGAAGAGAATGTGGGTTTGTATCAAAAACTCGGATTTACGTTACGAGAACAAACCAAAATCGATAATGTACCTGTGTATTGTATGGTCTATCAAAAAAATCGCTAG
- a CDS encoding TIGR01777 family oxidoreductase — protein sequence MKKKVILAGGTGFIGKYLADKFNQLGYEVMIIARTSPHITWDNHAKIVEALEDSELLINLAGKSVNCRYHDKNKEEILKSRTETTHILGNAVLACKNPPSLWLNSSTATIYRHAEDRPMTEATGEIGTGFSVDVAKQWEAAFFSFDLPHTRQVALRMAIVLGENGGVIEPYKNLVRFGLGGVQGSGNQRFSWIHVEDVYQIILFLKERGDLSGVFNCSSPHPVTNREFMQHFRNVMNRSFGLPSPKWILEMGAIMIGTETELVLKSRWVIPERLEREGYPFRFAHIDKTLQDILK from the coding sequence ATGAAAAAGAAAGTCATCCTGGCCGGCGGCACTGGCTTTATCGGCAAGTATCTAGCAGACAAATTCAATCAACTTGGCTACGAAGTAATGATCATCGCAAGAACTTCCCCTCATATAACATGGGACAATCACGCAAAAATCGTGGAAGCTTTGGAAGATTCCGAGCTGCTCATCAACCTGGCGGGCAAATCCGTCAACTGTCGTTACCATGATAAGAACAAGGAAGAAATCCTGAAATCTCGGACAGAGACCACTCACATACTCGGCAATGCTGTTTTGGCTTGCAAAAACCCACCTTCGCTCTGGCTCAATTCCAGCACAGCCACCATCTATAGGCATGCGGAGGATCGTCCCATGACGGAAGCAACAGGGGAGATTGGAACAGGGTTTTCCGTTGATGTCGCCAAGCAATGGGAAGCAGCCTTCTTTTCCTTTGATTTGCCGCATACCAGACAAGTTGCCTTACGCATGGCAATCGTGCTGGGGGAAAACGGCGGTGTGATAGAGCCTTACAAGAATCTGGTTCGCTTTGGTCTTGGCGGTGTCCAAGGATCGGGCAATCAGCGTTTTAGCTGGATACATGTTGAAGATGTGTATCAAATTATTCTCTTTTTGAAAGAACGGGGAGATTTAAGCGGCGTATTTAATTGCTCTTCTCCACATCCCGTCACAAACCGTGAATTCATGCAGCATTTTCGCAACGTGATGAATCGAAGCTTCGGACTGCCTTCTCCCAAATGGATTCTGGAAATGGGAGCGATCATGATCGGAACAGAAACAGAGCTGGTCTTGAAAAGTCGCTGGGTCATTCCAGAAAGGCTTGAGCGTGAAGGGTACCCGTTTCGCTTTGCCCATATTGATAAGACGTTGCAGGATATCTTGAAATGA
- a CDS encoding helix-turn-helix domain-containing protein, translated as MTGKASTNYVLHAKSKQFYWEGEGQLSIKTFRKGRAHYKTSRGFFAVEENRYLLLNEGDYTISIDDSEEVESFCIFFKHGFAEEIFQSLKESTDRLLSDPYKDKASIGFFEKTYATSHTLASQLTTLKDGLTFLDRDSIGYEEQFHQIMRTLLLGHIDVRKEIDALHALRQSTREELYRRISTAHDYIRAFYDQPIRLDEIAQIACLSPNHLLRAYAQVYGKTPHQHISEYRIQRAKQLLAKLDFSMTDIAFELGFSNPVSFSKMFKQHVGISPLSFRKKVILDKK; from the coding sequence ATGACCGGTAAAGCCTCAACCAACTATGTTCTGCATGCAAAAAGCAAGCAATTTTACTGGGAAGGGGAGGGGCAACTCTCTATCAAGACATTCCGGAAAGGAAGGGCACATTACAAGACGAGCAGAGGCTTTTTTGCTGTGGAAGAAAATCGTTATTTGCTGCTGAACGAAGGGGATTACACCATTTCGATTGATGATTCCGAGGAAGTTGAATCGTTTTGTATTTTCTTCAAGCATGGTTTTGCAGAGGAGATTTTCCAATCGCTCAAGGAATCGACGGATAGGCTACTTAGCGATCCTTATAAAGACAAAGCTTCTATTGGTTTCTTTGAAAAAACCTATGCTACGAGCCATACACTCGCTTCCCAGTTAACAACTTTGAAAGATGGTCTCACTTTCCTTGATCGGGACTCCATCGGTTATGAAGAACAATTTCACCAGATTATGCGGACCCTATTGCTCGGACACATCGATGTAAGAAAAGAAATAGACGCTTTACACGCGCTTCGGCAATCGACGCGCGAAGAGCTCTATCGGAGAATCAGTACCGCCCACGATTATATACGAGCTTTTTATGATCAACCAATCAGGCTAGATGAGATCGCACAGATTGCTTGTCTATCTCCCAACCATTTGTTGCGAGCGTACGCCCAAGTGTATGGAAAAACGCCCCACCAGCATATTTCGGAATACCGGATACAACGAGCCAAGCAGCTGTTAGCCAAGCTGGACTTCAGTATGACAGACATTGCCTTTGAGCTTGGATTCAGTAACCCCGTTTCCTTTAGCAAAATGTTTAAACAGCATGTCGGCATTTCTCCTCTGTCATTCAGAAAAAAAGTGATTTTGGATAAGAAATAA
- a CDS encoding VOC family protein: protein MKTNLIQKVGQIGIPVKNLEKAVHFYKEQLGLPLLFQTGNMAFFECNGLRLMLSLPEKEQFAHASSVLYFQVDDIQTAFEEYKKRDVTFIDEPHLVAKMGQTETWMTFFKDTEENTHAFVSEVQGETV from the coding sequence ATGAAAACAAACCTGATTCAAAAAGTAGGGCAAATCGGCATCCCTGTCAAAAACCTAGAAAAGGCCGTCCATTTTTACAAAGAGCAGCTCGGGCTCCCTCTTTTGTTTCAGACAGGCAATATGGCGTTCTTTGAATGTAATGGACTTCGCCTCATGCTGAGCCTGCCGGAAAAAGAGCAATTTGCACATGCCAGCTCCGTCCTTTACTTTCAAGTGGATGACATTCAAACCGCTTTTGAAGAATATAAAAAGAGGGACGTTACGTTTATCGACGAGCCACATCTCGTAGCCAAAATGGGGCAAACGGAAACGTGGATGACCTTCTTCAAAGACACAGAAGAGAATACACATGCCTTCGTGAGTGAAGTACAAGGAGAGACCGTTTAA
- a CDS encoding RtcB family protein — MSNTPIKYFINPEVKVENNAVEELHRLLEVNETIATLQKHSPDYFDDPDAGVLEVAITPDFHKGSGIPVGTTLFTRGFVLPQAIGNDINCGMRLYVTDLCEEQIRTHLDAIERNVRHVFFEGGRNIPMTRQMREKMFKEGLIGILDSHKEANGEGIWRYYNEKQQELDLSHVNKMGSFIAESTIGLDDFLGPAELSRDAQIGSLGGGNHFFEIQVVKKVHQGSIASQWGLKEGQVVLMIHTGSVSIGYHSGAWIKEMLKKMYSTSLKHPDNGMYPLPLSERFEPQWKMFWSLLHNAANFAFANRLMLGLMMYKSISDVLGDFEHRLLYDAPHNYLWEEQLEQVGGFLHRKGSCTAKSAEQMMGTPFQYTGEPVFIPGSMGSHSYILAGLGNRDSLFSASHGAGRALSRGDAVKVDDDRFREFLANFRVINPIDPKRADLRGRSDILKKWEEELKKEAPYAYKDITPVIQSHVDHGMAEIVAEVAPIATVKG; from the coding sequence TTGAGCAACACTCCGATTAAGTATTTCATCAATCCGGAAGTAAAAGTAGAAAACAATGCGGTAGAGGAGCTGCATCGGCTCTTAGAGGTGAATGAAACAATTGCAACGTTGCAAAAGCATTCGCCCGATTATTTTGACGATCCCGATGCTGGGGTTTTGGAAGTAGCCATTACGCCCGATTTTCATAAAGGAAGCGGCATTCCTGTAGGCACGACGCTGTTTACGCGTGGGTTTGTGCTGCCGCAAGCGATTGGCAACGATATTAACTGCGGGATGCGTCTGTATGTTACGGATTTGTGCGAGGAACAGATTCGCACACATCTGGATGCCATTGAACGGAATGTGCGCCATGTTTTTTTCGAAGGGGGCCGCAATATTCCCATGACGCGGCAGATGCGCGAGAAAATGTTCAAGGAAGGTCTGATCGGCATACTAGACAGCCACAAGGAAGCGAATGGCGAGGGAATTTGGCGTTATTACAACGAGAAGCAGCAGGAGCTCGATTTGAGCCATGTTAATAAAATGGGGTCTTTTATCGCGGAATCGACGATTGGCCTCGATGATTTTCTCGGTCCTGCCGAGCTTTCTCGGGATGCACAAATCGGCTCGCTTGGCGGTGGGAATCATTTTTTTGAGATTCAGGTGGTCAAAAAAGTGCATCAGGGCTCTATCGCCAGTCAGTGGGGGCTGAAAGAAGGGCAAGTCGTCCTCATGATTCATACCGGCTCCGTTTCCATTGGTTATCACAGCGGTGCATGGATCAAAGAGATGCTGAAAAAGATGTACTCGACTTCCTTGAAGCATCCGGATAACGGCATGTACCCCTTGCCACTCTCTGAGCGTTTCGAACCGCAGTGGAAAATGTTTTGGAGTCTCCTGCACAATGCGGCGAACTTTGCATTTGCCAATCGCTTGATGCTGGGGCTGATGATGTACAAATCGATTTCCGATGTGTTGGGCGATTTTGAACACAGGCTGTTGTACGATGCGCCTCATAATTATTTATGGGAAGAGCAGCTCGAGCAGGTGGGTGGATTTTTGCATCGAAAAGGGTCGTGTACGGCGAAATCGGCCGAGCAAATGATGGGAACGCCGTTTCAGTATACGGGCGAACCTGTGTTTATTCCCGGTTCCATGGGCTCGCACAGCTATATTTTGGCAGGGCTCGGCAATCGGGATAGCTTGTTTAGTGCAAGCCATGGCGCAGGTCGTGCACTTTCTCGCGGCGATGCTGTGAAAGTGGACGATGACCGCTTTCGCGAGTTTCTTGCCAATTTCCGTGTGATCAATCCGATTGACCCGAAGCGGGCGGACTTGCGCGGACGGAGCGATATTTTGAAGAAATGGGAAGAAGAGCTGAAAAAAGAGGCGCCTTATGCCTATAAAGATATTACTCCGGTGATTCAGTCGCATGTGGATCATGGGATGGCTGAGATTGTAGCCGAAGTGGCGCCGATTGCTACGGTGAAAGGGTAA
- a CDS encoding ankyrin repeat domain-containing protein, which produces MIKLKDIGRFEELPEIAMHIYQGNVTALQDAIAAGWDIEKGIVLSEYTTISPLDLALVSEKLEVVKLLVEHGVNLNVKNKPAFLKAVRYGKEEIVRYVVAQGAKLDMLNQVRSGAYSEAYYGNKKNIPLIQELGLDIRLHGGDVLREAVSDHDLTTTAYLLDHGVDINYNKPNMVYPYQATPLTVATRLGNVAMVKYLVERGADVMIAEKGGERPYTIAVSNKDTVLAAYLKSLEPAELHDVENRKYELQKYKLTEELIGFLTGEELRLELAENEYDIAYIDFFTLTDTIEMKIGRQKLLRLSAEIDNYSHLHLVWNPKKKGVIGCYDEEHQEYADLCSFTEFIAQADVYLIKFMEGELDSM; this is translated from the coding sequence ATGATCAAGTTGAAAGATATCGGGAGGTTCGAAGAGCTGCCGGAAATCGCGATGCATATTTATCAAGGAAATGTCACGGCTTTGCAAGATGCGATTGCGGCAGGCTGGGATATAGAAAAGGGCATCGTGCTTAGCGAATATACGACGATAAGTCCGTTGGATCTGGCACTTGTATCGGAGAAACTAGAAGTTGTTAAGCTGCTGGTAGAGCATGGCGTTAATCTGAATGTCAAAAATAAACCGGCTTTTTTGAAGGCCGTACGTTATGGCAAGGAAGAGATCGTTCGCTATGTTGTAGCGCAAGGCGCCAAGCTGGACATGCTCAATCAGGTGCGCTCAGGCGCTTATTCGGAGGCTTACTACGGCAACAAAAAGAACATCCCGCTCATTCAAGAGCTGGGACTGGATATAAGACTGCATGGCGGCGATGTATTGCGTGAAGCCGTGTCGGATCATGACCTTACGACCACGGCCTACTTGCTCGATCATGGGGTGGACATCAATTACAACAAACCGAATATGGTGTATCCGTATCAAGCGACCCCATTAACAGTTGCCACGCGCTTGGGGAATGTCGCCATGGTCAAGTATTTGGTTGAACGCGGTGCGGACGTTATGATAGCGGAAAAGGGTGGCGAGCGGCCTTATACCATCGCGGTCAGCAATAAAGATACGGTGTTGGCTGCGTATTTGAAATCGCTGGAGCCTGCCGAGCTACATGATGTGGAGAACAGAAAGTACGAGCTGCAAAAATATAAACTGACCGAAGAACTGATTGGCTTCCTTACCGGAGAAGAGCTGCGTCTTGAGCTGGCGGAAAATGAGTATGACATCGCGTATATCGACTTTTTCACATTGACCGATACGATTGAGATGAAAATCGGTCGGCAAAAGCTGCTGCGTTTGTCTGCCGAAATCGACAACTACTCCCATCTGCATCTTGTGTGGAATCCGAAGAAAAAGGGTGTCATCGGCTGCTATGATGAGGAGCATCAGGAGTATGCGGATTTGTGCAGCTTTACAGAATTTATCGCGCAGGCTGATGTGTACCTGATCAAGTTTATGGAAGGCGAATTAGATTCGATGTAA
- a CDS encoding S8 family serine peptidase — protein MKKMRTLASLTLAASLMLSGLPYNALAAAEFSEQDWEKVNEYTNAEVELGSEISKISPLLNTSSSKNVSVIIELNSEPSITAKHEEGSESSVRSLRAKVEEEQESFLDEAKDNKVKLKVKRKFEHVFNGMEVTVSADELEELAGLPQVKRIYQNTYYELPEIDAVSEKASSTKWDQAPLQQIGVLDMWKEGLTGKGLKVGVIDTGVDYKHPDLKDAYKGGYDSFDNDKDPYEQAPIPVEEDRDGKGYEGSSHGTHVSGTIVGRAKNRTSDVQVKGVAYGADLYVYRVLGRGGGSSAQVIDGIEKAVKDGMDVINLSLGSAMEKDSDSPDAIAVNNAVLSGVITVVSGGNSADDERGRHFYTAGSPSGARLPITVAAVDSPTVQYDGSATSSFGANYEFPVMAWQVRKDNFSSIIGTKALPVVYANLGSRSDFEKANVKGKVALVSRGSLGFTEKIDNARKAGAVAIVVFNGNDVDGDGQADLDIRDREGYVNTILGDQIEAIPTFDMKGLEGRTLAKELLADPAKAKTLTFTFSGNYPSTNDPGDRIAGFSSRGPIMGDDYSIKPNLAAPGVAVLSSYPSWSKLIPDAKYDKAYARLNGTSMAAPHVSGLALLLKQAHPDWTPADIKAALANTSKPLYSPDGLLYDVYSQGAGRVNGHAASKTPAVLTTVEQLTILGEDFEPKTIPYYADNVSFGLLKAGSNTVTKTLQLKNLSKKEVSYEAKVIMHPSVTTDPYKPGSKTPDVDDIDVEISDDSIAAKKGDATTFELNLSVDSDAKDGVYEGEVLLTAKGNPDLRLPFAVHVGDKREDTNFGFDNLKLSDTTITPDGDGNEDSFTLEAELQAKDVNQISVEVWNMDDKYVGTLASVFNNYALIAPGPITFSNLDGTYYDGSQVAKKLDPGKYKLKLVGRSVDQSKPKGEQIVKEYEAWKSFMIKVSNKNAVLSKVVEEAEEQFEFEVANTTELDQPVLSLPEESDEVTYQVTKSTDEAFIDDEGILKELPAEGEETVTLYVTITSKEDESVTRTVKVEVTLEAVVE, from the coding sequence ATGAAGAAGATGCGTACTCTCGCTTCTCTTACGCTTGCAGCATCACTCATGCTGAGTGGCCTTCCTTACAATGCACTGGCAGCGGCGGAGTTTAGCGAACAGGATTGGGAGAAAGTAAACGAATATACCAACGCGGAAGTAGAGCTTGGCTCCGAAATCTCGAAAATATCCCCCCTGCTGAACACCAGTTCCAGTAAAAACGTCAGTGTCATTATTGAGCTGAACAGCGAGCCTTCGATCACAGCTAAACACGAGGAAGGTTCAGAATCTTCCGTTAGATCGTTGCGAGCAAAAGTAGAGGAGGAGCAAGAATCTTTCCTCGATGAGGCAAAAGACAACAAGGTCAAACTGAAGGTAAAGCGCAAGTTTGAGCATGTATTCAACGGTATGGAAGTAACAGTGTCAGCCGACGAATTAGAAGAGCTGGCTGGATTGCCACAGGTGAAACGCATTTATCAAAATACGTATTATGAGCTTCCCGAAATTGATGCCGTCAGCGAGAAAGCATCGTCCACTAAATGGGATCAGGCCCCGCTCCAACAAATCGGCGTTCTCGATATGTGGAAGGAAGGTCTGACAGGGAAAGGATTGAAGGTCGGCGTCATCGATACGGGTGTCGATTACAAGCACCCTGATCTCAAGGATGCTTATAAAGGCGGATATGACTCCTTCGACAATGACAAAGACCCTTATGAACAAGCGCCAATCCCTGTGGAAGAGGACCGCGATGGAAAAGGATATGAAGGCTCCAGCCATGGAACCCACGTCTCCGGAACCATCGTAGGACGCGCCAAAAACAGGACCTCAGATGTACAGGTAAAAGGGGTTGCCTACGGTGCAGACCTCTACGTCTACCGCGTATTGGGCCGAGGCGGCGGTAGCTCCGCTCAGGTCATCGACGGTATCGAAAAAGCGGTGAAAGACGGCATGGATGTCATTAACCTGTCGCTTGGCTCCGCTATGGAGAAGGACTCTGACTCCCCAGATGCCATCGCTGTGAATAACGCGGTGCTGTCTGGTGTGATCACTGTCGTATCGGGTGGGAATTCAGCCGACGATGAACGCGGCAGACATTTCTACACGGCGGGATCACCTTCTGGAGCGAGGCTACCGATCACAGTTGCAGCGGTAGACTCCCCTACCGTGCAATATGACGGCTCAGCAACCTCGTCCTTCGGAGCCAATTACGAATTCCCTGTGATGGCATGGCAGGTCAGAAAGGATAACTTCTCCTCCATTATCGGAACCAAAGCGCTGCCAGTCGTCTATGCCAACCTTGGCTCTCGCAGCGATTTTGAAAAGGCAAATGTAAAAGGCAAAGTCGCTCTCGTTTCCCGTGGTTCTCTCGGTTTCACGGAAAAAATCGATAACGCCCGAAAAGCTGGTGCTGTCGCTATCGTGGTCTTTAACGGTAACGACGTCGACGGGGATGGCCAAGCTGACCTGGATATCCGTGATCGCGAAGGATATGTCAACACGATCCTGGGTGACCAGATCGAAGCGATCCCTACCTTTGACATGAAGGGTCTGGAAGGCCGAACACTGGCAAAAGAGCTGTTGGCTGACCCTGCAAAAGCGAAAACACTGACGTTCACGTTCTCAGGAAACTACCCAAGCACAAATGATCCGGGCGACCGCATCGCCGGATTTAGCTCACGTGGTCCAATCATGGGCGACGATTACAGCATCAAGCCGAATCTGGCTGCGCCAGGTGTAGCCGTTCTGTCCAGCTATCCATCTTGGAGCAAGCTCATCCCTGACGCCAAGTACGACAAGGCATACGCCCGTCTAAACGGTACAAGCATGGCAGCTCCACACGTTTCCGGTCTTGCCCTGCTGTTGAAACAGGCACATCCGGACTGGACACCTGCCGATATCAAGGCAGCGCTCGCGAACACTTCAAAACCGTTGTATAGCCCAGACGGCTTACTGTACGATGTCTACTCCCAAGGTGCTGGCCGCGTAAACGGCCATGCCGCGTCGAAAACACCTGCTGTTCTGACAACAGTAGAGCAGCTCACCATTTTGGGCGAAGATTTTGAACCGAAGACCATTCCGTATTATGCGGATAACGTTTCCTTTGGCTTGCTGAAGGCTGGCAGCAATACCGTCACGAAAACGCTCCAGCTGAAAAACCTGTCCAAGAAAGAAGTTTCTTACGAAGCAAAAGTGATCATGCATCCGTCCGTCACGACAGATCCGTACAAACCAGGCTCCAAAACGCCAGATGTCGATGATATCGATGTGGAAATCTCCGATGATTCCATCGCCGCTAAAAAAGGCGATGCGACCACATTTGAGCTCAACCTGTCCGTTGACTCCGATGCAAAAGACGGCGTGTATGAAGGGGAAGTCCTGCTGACAGCGAAAGGCAACCCTGACCTGCGCCTGCCGTTTGCTGTACACGTGGGAGACAAGCGTGAGGATACCAACTTCGGTTTCGACAACCTGAAGCTGTCCGATACGACAATCACGCCTGATGGCGATGGCAATGAGGATTCGTTCACACTCGAAGCCGAGCTGCAAGCCAAAGACGTGAACCAGATCTCTGTTGAAGTATGGAACATGGACGATAAATACGTCGGTACGCTCGCATCCGTGTTCAACAATTACGCGCTGATTGCACCAGGCCCTATCACCTTCTCTAATCTCGATGGTACTTACTACGATGGTAGCCAAGTAGCGAAGAAACTCGATCCAGGCAAATACAAGCTGAAGCTCGTCGGTCGAAGCGTTGACCAAAGCAAGCCGAAGGGTGAGCAGATTGTAAAAGAGTACGAAGCTTGGAAATCCTTCATGATTAAGGTGTCTAATAAAAACGCAGTCTTGTCCAAGGTAGTTGAAGAAGCCGAGGAGCAATTCGAGTTTGAGGTTGCGAACACCACAGAACTGGATCAACCAGTGCTTTCCCTGCCGGAAGAGAGCGATGAAGTGACTTATCAGGTGACAAAGAGCACTGATGAGGCGTTTATCGACGATGAGGGGATTTTGAAGGAGCTTCCTGCCGAAGGTGAAGAGACAGTTACGCTGTATGTGACGATTACTTCTAAGGAAGATGAGTCGGTTACGCGGACTGTGAAGGTGGAAGTGACGTTGGAAGCGGTAGTAGAGTAG